A region from the Microbacterium lacus genome encodes:
- a CDS encoding DUF1998 domain-containing protein, which produces MAEPMVKTVRASETVSPYGPGAIVDILGQSFMVPTGDRWPSSKVRRPVHSDRLAEALGVDDLWAAPTTHTPENQKTPGLEFERFPSWLFCQVCRRMIQWSRSMETGGIPVCRETGCDGRLVPMRFVAVCTAKSHIADIPWVDWLHRGSDGDCKASDKLRFQSAEGRAEGLSSLQVSCERCGRRRSLGELRRDVFAVEGFTCRGKQPWERDWGLCGKPIDPQQRGATSLHFADTLSAIDIPIVDSRDEVDLAKLRAHAFFAALRAATDESHRAMLSAQIALDTGTPVAAVLAHANPPGDGGVTDIRATRSSLQADEYEAFVAAISERSPVADFQTRAVKLRADRGDAGDKLAHLISDVVLVDRLRDVRAVIGFRRYTPDAELVSAVPTSPHERKWLPAIEGYGEGVFLRFSEQAVSAWAAQDVVQGRGSTVLGHQNASMLGGRLHVVSPEYMLLHTFAHLLMRELTFGSGYTAASIRERIYCESDGDFGVFIYTTSSDIEGTLGGLVRQGEPDLLVEAIVRALEQAAWCPNDPVCIESEPQSIDGLNLAACHACCLAPETSCESQNLLLDRALIVGSDRVRGYFSPVLDAFLGQRMSRPLKPEKDEG; this is translated from the coding sequence ATGGCTGAGCCGATGGTCAAGACGGTGCGGGCGTCGGAAACGGTCTCGCCATATGGTCCCGGCGCAATCGTGGACATCCTGGGCCAGTCGTTCATGGTGCCGACGGGCGACAGGTGGCCGTCGTCCAAGGTGAGGCGTCCTGTGCACTCGGATCGCCTCGCCGAGGCCCTGGGTGTCGACGACCTTTGGGCGGCGCCGACCACTCACACGCCCGAGAACCAGAAGACCCCCGGACTCGAGTTCGAGCGGTTCCCTTCATGGTTGTTCTGTCAGGTTTGCCGGCGCATGATCCAGTGGTCGCGCTCGATGGAGACGGGGGGAATCCCGGTCTGCCGGGAGACCGGGTGTGACGGTCGACTCGTGCCGATGCGATTCGTCGCCGTGTGCACAGCCAAGAGTCATATCGCGGACATCCCGTGGGTCGACTGGCTGCACAGGGGCTCAGATGGCGACTGCAAGGCATCCGACAAACTGCGGTTCCAGTCGGCGGAAGGTCGCGCCGAGGGCCTGAGCAGCCTGCAGGTCAGCTGCGAGCGATGTGGCCGTCGGCGATCGCTCGGCGAGCTGCGGAGAGACGTCTTCGCTGTCGAGGGCTTCACGTGCCGTGGGAAGCAGCCTTGGGAACGCGATTGGGGACTGTGCGGCAAGCCGATCGATCCTCAACAACGCGGTGCCACGAGTCTCCACTTTGCCGACACGTTGAGCGCGATCGACATCCCCATCGTCGACAGTCGGGACGAGGTAGACCTCGCGAAGCTGCGCGCGCACGCGTTCTTCGCCGCGTTGCGTGCGGCAACGGACGAATCGCATCGGGCGATGCTGTCCGCTCAGATCGCCCTGGACACCGGCACCCCGGTCGCAGCGGTCTTGGCACACGCGAACCCCCCGGGTGACGGCGGCGTCACCGATATCCGCGCCACCCGCAGCAGCCTGCAGGCGGATGAATACGAAGCCTTCGTCGCCGCCATCTCCGAACGCTCACCGGTTGCGGACTTCCAGACCCGCGCGGTCAAGTTGCGAGCCGATCGCGGTGATGCCGGCGACAAACTCGCGCACCTGATCTCCGACGTGGTCCTCGTGGATCGACTGCGAGATGTGCGAGCCGTCATCGGGTTCCGCCGGTACACGCCCGACGCGGAACTCGTGTCGGCTGTGCCGACGTCTCCTCATGAGCGCAAATGGCTGCCCGCAATCGAGGGGTACGGAGAGGGAGTGTTCCTTCGTTTCTCCGAGCAGGCGGTGAGCGCCTGGGCGGCGCAGGATGTGGTCCAGGGACGGGGCTCGACCGTTCTCGGTCATCAGAACGCATCCATGCTCGGCGGACGCCTGCATGTCGTGTCGCCGGAGTACATGCTGCTCCACACGTTCGCGCACCTCCTCATGCGCGAACTGACATTCGGAAGTGGCTACACCGCTGCCTCGATCCGTGAGCGGATCTACTGCGAATCAGACGGTGACTTCGGCGTCTTCATCTACACGACGTCATCCGACATCGAAGGAACGCTGGGAGGGCTCGTTCGGCAGGGTGAACCCGATCTACTCGTCGAGGCGATCGTTCGCGCTCTGGAGCAGGCGGCGTGGTGCCCGAACGACCCCGTGTGCATCGAGTCGGAGCCGCAGAGTATCGACGGACTGAATCTGGCAGCGTGCCACGCCTGTTGCCTTGCCCCCGAGACGTCGTGCGAGTCACAGAACCTCCTGCTCGACAGGGCGCTGATCGTGGGAAGTGACCGAGTTCGCGGCTACTTCTCGCCCGTGCTCGATGCGTTCCTCGGGCAGCGGATGTCACGACCACTGAAGCCGGAAAAAGATGAAGGATGA